Proteins encoded within one genomic window of Egibacteraceae bacterium:
- the cobA gene encoding uroporphyrinogen-III C-methyltransferase, translating to MTWPFGGPPAARGTVHLVGGGPGDPGLIGLRAARLLATATVVAYDRLAPAEALGLCAEDCALVDVGKLPDRHAMTQDEINALLVERALAGQAVVRLKGGDPFVLGRGSEEAQACVAAGVPFEVVPAVTAGVAAPAYAGIPVTHRGVAPAFAVVTGHEDPTKPGSQVDYAALAAFPGTLLFYMGMRRLGEIAAALVAAGKPPATPVALVRWGTTARQRTLTATLADIAERAAAAAFSNPAIVVVGDVVALREDIAWYEGEAAWVRHRRPLQGVSVLVPRTRHQASALSERLRALGAEPVEAPTIAIAPARDPDRLQECLWRVAEGGFDWLALTSANGVEAVWEQVTKLGADARLLARVRIAAVGPGTGEALAAHGLRADLVPERYTTRGLADAFVEDHRPARVLLARADLATPTLTEALAAAGWETTEVEAYRTVPVAELAPAVRARLTAGDVDVAAFASSSTVRNFVTLLGEPPDPSLRIASIGPVTSATCRELGLPVDAEADPHDLDGLVGAVVAAAGSRRA from the coding sequence GTGACGTGGCCGTTCGGGGGGCCGCCGGCAGCCCGCGGGACCGTCCACCTCGTCGGAGGCGGACCGGGGGACCCCGGGCTCATCGGGCTGCGGGCCGCACGGCTGCTCGCGACCGCCACGGTCGTGGCCTACGACCGGCTCGCGCCCGCTGAAGCGCTCGGCCTCTGCGCCGAGGACTGCGCCCTGGTCGACGTCGGCAAGCTCCCCGACCGCCACGCGATGACCCAGGACGAGATCAACGCCCTGCTCGTCGAGCGGGCCCTGGCCGGGCAGGCCGTCGTGCGCCTCAAGGGCGGCGACCCGTTCGTGCTGGGGCGCGGCTCCGAAGAGGCGCAGGCCTGTGTGGCCGCCGGGGTGCCGTTCGAGGTGGTCCCCGCAGTGACCGCCGGCGTTGCGGCTCCCGCCTACGCCGGAATCCCGGTGACCCACCGGGGCGTCGCGCCGGCGTTCGCGGTCGTGACCGGCCACGAGGATCCCACCAAGCCTGGTTCCCAGGTCGACTACGCCGCGCTTGCCGCCTTCCCCGGCACGTTGTTGTTCTACATGGGGATGCGGCGGCTTGGTGAGATCGCCGCCGCGCTCGTGGCGGCCGGCAAGCCCCCCGCGACGCCGGTCGCGCTTGTGCGCTGGGGGACGACGGCTCGCCAGCGGACGCTCACGGCAACCCTCGCGGACATCGCCGAGCGCGCCGCGGCTGCGGCGTTCAGCAATCCCGCGATCGTCGTCGTCGGCGACGTCGTCGCCCTGCGGGAGGACATCGCTTGGTACGAGGGCGAGGCGGCCTGGGTCCGCCACCGCCGACCCCTTCAGGGGGTGTCGGTGCTCGTGCCCCGCACGCGCCATCAGGCCTCGGCGCTGTCCGAGCGGTTGCGCGCGCTCGGCGCCGAACCCGTCGAGGCGCCCACCATCGCCATCGCGCCCGCCCGCGACCCCGACCGCCTGCAGGAATGCCTCTGGCGGGTCGCGGAGGGCGGGTTCGACTGGCTGGCGCTCACCTCGGCCAACGGCGTCGAGGCCGTGTGGGAGCAGGTGACGAAACTCGGGGCCGACGCGCGGCTGCTCGCGCGGGTGCGCATCGCCGCCGTGGGACCGGGCACCGGCGAGGCGCTCGCCGCGCACGGCCTGCGCGCCGATCTCGTGCCCGAGCGCTACACCACCCGGGGTCTCGCCGACGCGTTCGTGGAGGATCACAGGCCCGCGCGGGTGCTGCTCGCGCGCGCGGACCTCGCCACGCCGACGCTCACCGAGGCGCTCGCGGCGGCGGGATGGGAGACGACCGAAGTCGAGGCCTACCGGACCGTACCGGTCGCCGAGCTCGCGCCCGCCGTGCGTGCGCGCCTGACCGCCGGTGACGTCGACGTCGCCGCCTTCGCCTCCTCGTCCACCGTGCGCAACTTCGTGACGCTGCTCGGCGAGCCGCCGGACCCGTCCCTGCGCATCGCCTCCATCGGGCCGGTGACCTCGGCGACCTGCCGCGAGCTCGGCCTGCCCGTTGACGCCGAGGCCGACCCCCACGACCTCGACGGTCTTGTCGGCGCGGTCGTCGCTGCGGCTGGATCCCGGCGCGCATGA
- the hemC gene encoding hydroxymethylbilane synthase, which yields MAFTLRIATRRSALARAQAYQTGRLLAGRSGLAFTLVPMATSGDLSPERAIGEFDVKGLFVDTIRAALLAGEVDLAVHSYKDLPSTPVDGLTIAAVPAREDPRDVLVTRHGHDLGELPAGATVGTSSQRRRSQLLRARPRLRVRPVRGNLDTRLRKVADGELDAVVVAFAGMRRLYVPEQEGGVGALGLPLKAVALEAGQVLPAAAQGALAVECRAGDSDALAACAHIDDDASRRGVRAERSFLSHLGGGCLAPVGALATLRSDGLLHLAGMLADPVSGEVLRRSHRGPAERPEELGVALAGQMIASGGAAMLDVIAATRDAHPGARP from the coding sequence CTGGCGTTCACGCTCCGCATCGCGACGCGGCGCTCGGCCCTCGCGCGGGCGCAGGCCTACCAGACCGGTCGCCTCCTCGCCGGGCGCAGCGGTCTCGCGTTCACGCTCGTCCCGATGGCCACGAGCGGTGACCTGTCGCCGGAGCGGGCCATCGGCGAGTTCGACGTCAAGGGGCTCTTCGTCGACACGATCAGGGCGGCCCTGCTGGCCGGCGAGGTCGACCTCGCGGTCCACTCCTACAAGGACCTGCCGAGCACGCCGGTGGACGGCCTCACGATCGCCGCGGTGCCCGCCCGCGAGGACCCCCGCGACGTGCTCGTCACCCGCCACGGCCACGACCTCGGCGAGCTGCCGGCCGGCGCGACGGTCGGCACGAGCTCGCAACGCCGCCGCTCGCAGCTGCTCCGTGCGCGCCCCCGACTGCGGGTGCGACCGGTGCGCGGCAACCTCGACACGCGACTGCGCAAGGTCGCCGACGGCGAGCTCGACGCGGTCGTCGTCGCTTTCGCCGGCATGCGCCGGCTCTACGTGCCCGAGCAGGAGGGGGGCGTCGGTGCCCTCGGCCTGCCGCTGAAGGCCGTGGCGCTCGAGGCGGGGCAGGTGCTGCCCGCCGCGGCCCAGGGCGCGCTCGCCGTCGAGTGCCGCGCCGGCGACAGCGACGCGCTCGCGGCCTGCGCCCACATCGACGACGACGCCTCCCGCCGGGGCGTGCGCGCCGAGCGGTCCTTTCTGTCCCACCTCGGCGGCGGCTGCCTCGCGCCCGTCGGCGCGCTCGCGACGCTCCGGTCCGACGGGCTCCTCCACCTGGCCGGCATGCTCGCCGACCCGGTCAGCGGCGAGGTGCTCCGGCGGTCCCACCGCGGTCCCGCCGAGCGTCCCGAGGAGCTCGGCGTGGCGCTCGCCGGCCAGATGATCGCGTCGGGCGGCGCGGCGATGCTCGACGTGATCGCGGCGACGCGCGACGCGCACCCCGGCGCTCGCCCGTGA